In Pseudomonadota bacterium, the following proteins share a genomic window:
- a CDS encoding type II secretion system protein produces MTPRHRSGMTLVEMLVALSLIALVSSLVMFLVRPGWRAWIRGARKSEAQQACLITLTRLTQEYRNALASSALVTADPPADDPDPLKPHRDSLVFLSNVDSQGTFALAPDGDPLWQRWVYLYLDSQGQVRVQEQALNPPTTLPPLESRPHLVPSERDRIVARCVRSLRVDDRASPLVEVTVEAESEGFSSRQQSGMTPLIQSSRPYMSQPSAAAPLAAP; encoded by the coding sequence ATGACCCCGAGACATCGCAGCGGCATGACACTGGTCGAGATGCTGGTCGCCCTGTCGCTGATCGCACTGGTATCGTCGCTGGTGATGTTCCTGGTGCGTCCGGGCTGGCGGGCATGGATCAGGGGCGCGCGCAAGTCAGAGGCGCAGCAGGCCTGTCTCATCACCCTCACGCGGCTCACACAGGAGTACCGAAATGCCCTCGCAAGCTCGGCCCTGGTAACGGCCGACCCGCCGGCAGACGATCCGGATCCGCTGAAGCCTCACCGAGACAGCCTGGTCTTTCTGTCGAACGTCGACAGCCAGGGAACCTTCGCCCTCGCTCCGGATGGGGACCCGCTGTGGCAGCGGTGGGTGTACCTGTATCTCGACAGCCAGGGGCAGGTTCGCGTGCAGGAGCAGGCCCTCAATCCCCCGACAACCCTCCCGCCTCTCGAGAGCCGCCCCCACCTGGTTCCTTCGGAGCGCGACCGCATCGTGGCTCGCTGCGTCCGCTCGCTCCGCGTCGACGACAGAGCGTCTCCCCTTGTCGAGGTCACGGTCGAGGCCGAGAGCGAAGGCTTTTCATCGCGCCAGCAGTCTGGAATGACGCCCCTGATCCAGTCGTCGCGGCCGTATATGTCACAGCCGTCAGCCGCTGCTCCCCTGGCTGCGCCATGA